CCCCAACCGATGTAGAACGGCTGCCCGAAAACGACCGGCTTATGCCCCATGAGGATCGCTTCAAAGCCCATCTGAGAGGAGACGGTGTAAACCGCGATGGCCCCTTCGAGCAATGTATAGGGTGATATCGCGTCGACCATCAGGCTGATGCGATCGGTGCAATCGGTATCCTTGAAATACCCTTCGCGGTGTCCCGCGCGCGTTTCGGGATGTGTCTTGATGATAATGCGCGCAGAAGGATGTTCCGACTGCGCGTAATAGAGCATTTCCTTGAACGTATTGCTGTCACAACCGCTGGCCTTGATGCTGGCGTCGCCGCGGGTCTGGTCGATCACGACTACATAGCCGGGGGCAGGGGCCGGCACCGTGGGGTCAAAGGCGTTGTATTTCGACAGGTGGAGCCGTTGCAAATCTGCGATGGCGTCTTTGGCGCGGTTCAGCAGTGCTGTGTCATCCAGCGGGTGTTCGGCCAGAAGTTGTTCAAGGTCTGATCTTGTTCCGGGGTCGAAATGCACACCGTTCTTGTCGATATGCAGGCCCAGTGGGGCATCACCGTCCCGTCCTGTCAGGACAGAGCGCAGAAAAGCGTCCTCGACTCTGATGATCGGTGCGTCGGTCTTTTCGGCAACCATTTCGCCACGCGGGGCGGTTGGGGAATGGCCCCAAACGCCGATGGCATCACCGTCACCGGGCTTGCCCAAACGGATATCGTAACCCGCGAGCGTCAGGACGCGGCGGATCCGTTTTTGCGTCAGAAATCCGCCGTTATAAACGTAAAGCCGCCGCAGAGTGTCCCCTGCGACGGCTGATGTCGGGTTGTCGCCCACAGGTTATTGCACGATGTTGTTGACGCCAGCAGCGGCGGACAATGTGCCTGTGATCGCGGAAATCGTCTTGTTGAACTGTGTGAACGGCGCTTCGGTCACATAGACAGTGTCCTGATCGCGGATCGCGAAGTCACGCGCCATGAAGACGCCGTTCGGCCGTGTCAGATCAAGGACATACACAATTCGCTGTGTACCGATGATGTCATCACGGCCCAGCAGCTGACGCGCAATGGCTTCAGGCTCGTTGCGGAAGACAAAGACACCGGTTGGATCGGCGAGGTTTGTGTTCAGACCGCCGACCTGTGCAATGGCTTCGATGGCGCTGATTGCCTGGCTTTCGAACTGCACGCGGTCCTGCGCCCCTGTCGCACCCAAGGCCGTAAAGTAGCGCGTTGATTCTTCAACGAAAATACGGTCGCCGCCGCGCAGGGCAATATCGTGACCCGGATGATCGTAAAGATCTTCAAACCAGATCGAGCCGGAATGATTGCCGCGCACTACTGTGACTTTGGCGATTTCAGGTGAAACGCCCACGCCGCCAGCGGCTGCCAGCATAGAGGCCAGTGTGCGCGTCGGACGTTCAATCGGATAGACACCTTGGGCGTTCACGCCACCAACGATGGATACCGTGGCACCGTCACCGGCAAGGCGGCGCACCTGCACCTGCGGTTCCGGTGTCTGCTCCCCCAGCTTTTCGCTGATGATACGGCGGATCGTTTCGGGTGAATTGCCGGCTGCGCGGATGCGGCCTGCATAAGGCACGAAGATAAATCCAGAGCCGTCGACCTGCACTTCTTCAAGAACCGTGGCGTTCTGTCCCGTCGGCACCAGAAGCCCGTCGTCGACGTTCTCCCAGATGGTCAGGCCCAGCACATCGCCAGCATTGATCGTGTCAGAGCCAACAATACCTGCGTTGCGGAAACCCGCGGCAAAGCCAAGCGCCGGCGTGATAGATGCGATCCGGTTTACACGATCATCAACTGTCAGGACGAATGCATCGCCTTGCTCCATCACGGAGCCAGAGAAAATGTCGGATTTGTTCGGCCCGGAAGAGGGCAAACCACACGCGGCCGTCAGGCCAAGGGTCACCACAAGGGCCGCGCCTTTTGCAAAGCGCAATGTCAGGGTTATCACTGCTCGGTCTCCTCGACCTGTTATTATTCTGCCTCAGGTTTTTCTTTTAAACTACGGGAATCCGGTCACTAAAGCGAGGACTCCGTCCCATTGGTTCGGAAATGGGGACAATGGGTGTTGCGGGTTTGCAAACCGGCGCTAGGGATAGTGGTCGGTGATTTACACGCACGCAAGGTGGTGTAGGTGGACAGTCAAGCACGTCAACAATCGCGTTGGGGGTTGGCAGGATGCCAGGTCACAATTGGGGGCGCAGGTGCGCCACCTAGTTCACGACCTTCAGGGGCTGGCGTGGCGGCACCTTGCCCGCAGCCAATGCGTCATAGGGGTCTTCGTCGGCAAGCATCATGTCGACCACTTGCCGCATCAACTGTCGCCGTCCGCGTGCAGCATAAAAGCCACCGGGCACTTGCGATGTTTCAAGCAGGAAGCGACGATAGTCTTTGTAGGCTCGGCTGTCAGGACGCGAAGGATTGGCGAAGAATTCAGTCAGCGGTTGCTCGGACACGAATTCCGGTTTGGAATAGACCGCCTTGCCGAACACTTTCAATGGGATGCCGCGCCAGAGTACCTGTTGTCCGGCGGTGGAATTGACCGTCACGGCCGTGCGCGCGTGATCGAGAAGACGCGCAAGTTTGCCACCGCGCACGTAATGGACGCGATCCGAAACGCCATGTTTCTTGGCATGTTCGCGAATGATCTGCCGCACAGGGCTACGCCCGTTTTCCAAAGGATGTGCCTTGAAGACAAGATGGTGATGGCGTGGTGGGCCATTGGCGAACCCTTCCATCACGACTTCGATGAATTCGCCCATGCGGGTGAAAGGGGAGTGCATCTGGAAGCTGCTGTCATGTTCCAGCTGCATCAGCACCAGATGATAAGGAAAGCCGCCGTGCCGGATGCGCCATTGCGCAATCATGCGGTCAAGTGAGATGAAGGGCATCAGCAACAGGCGTTTCGTGTAAAGCCAGGCTTCGACGGCGACGGGCAATTCGCGGTGGCGTATGAAGTTGCGGTAATCACGGTTCCGGAACATGACGAACCAATGATAAAGTGCGCCATAGAAGACATGGTGGCGCATGTCACCCCAATGGGCAGGTGGTGTCGGCACTTCAAGATCGGAAAGCGCGAGCGCTTTTTGCATGTCTGTGATTGATAGGTCCATCAAGCGCGAGTTGCCGTTGGTACCACCGCGTTCGTAGGTGACCCAGAACGGACGCATGTACCCTTCTTCGAAGACGTGAACGCGGATGTTCTTTTGGCGGGCAATATCGATGGCGTCGGCGTGAATCGGCCTTGTGTCACCGTACAGAACGATATCGGTAACG
The sequence above is drawn from the Cognatiyoonia koreensis genome and encodes:
- a CDS encoding polysaccharide biosynthesis/export family protein → MTLTLRFAKGAALVVTLGLTAACGLPSSGPNKSDIFSGSVMEQGDAFVLTVDDRVNRIASITPALGFAAGFRNAGIVGSDTINAGDVLGLTIWENVDDGLLVPTGQNATVLEEVQVDGSGFIFVPYAGRIRAAGNSPETIRRIISEKLGEQTPEPQVQVRRLAGDGATVSIVGGVNAQGVYPIERPTRTLASMLAAAGGVGVSPEIAKVTVVRGNHSGSIWFEDLYDHPGHDIALRGGDRIFVEESTRYFTALGATGAQDRVQFESQAISAIEAIAQVGGLNTNLADPTGVFVFRNEPEAIARQLLGRDDIIGTQRIVYVLDLTRPNGVFMARDFAIRDQDTVYVTEAPFTQFNKTISAITGTLSAAAGVNNIVQ
- a CDS encoding capsule biosynthesis protein, giving the protein MTDPTIRHFLFLQGPHGPFLHRLAKMLRAAGSQVSRVGFNAGDRAFWFGGPGYIPYRGKAEDWPDTFAEIVQDQGVTDIVLYGDTRPIHADAIDIARQKNIRVHVFEEGYMRPFWVTYERGGTNGNSRLMDLSITDMQKALALSDLEVPTPPAHWGDMRHHVFYGALYHWFVMFRNRDYRNFIRHRELPVAVEAWLYTKRLLLMPFISLDRMIAQWRIRHGGFPYHLVLMQLEHDSSFQMHSPFTRMGEFIEVVMEGFANGPPRHHHLVFKAHPLENGRSPVRQIIREHAKKHGVSDRVHYVRGGKLARLLDHARTAVTVNSTAGQQVLWRGIPLKVFGKAVYSKPEFVSEQPLTEFFANPSRPDSRAYKDYRRFLLETSQVPGGFYAARGRRQLMRQVVDMMLADEDPYDALAAGKVPPRQPLKVVN